From one Humulus lupulus chromosome 8, drHumLupu1.1, whole genome shotgun sequence genomic stretch:
- the LOC133798205 gene encoding amino acid transporter AVT6C-like yields MSPASNVHAPLLSAHGHPGVNPASVSGAVFNIATSIIGAGIMSIPATLKVLGIIPAFALIVIVGVLVEISVEFLMRFTHSGASTTYAGVMKESFGRFGSVATQICVMITNLGCLIMYLIIIADVLSGSQHGETIHFGILQEWFGSHWWNSREFALLITVVVVLFPLVLLKRVESLKFSSFISVLLAVIFVGICSVMAIIAIVQGKTENPRLVPQLDEQTSFFDLFTAVPVIVTAFTFHFNVHPIGFELGKPSDMISAVRVSLVLCAVVYFAIGLFGYLLFGDSIMSDILVNFDKSSDTATGALLNDVVRLSYALHLMLVFPLLNFSLRSNIDEFLFPKKPLLASDTKRFVALTILLLIFSYLAAIAFPNIWYLFQFVGSTSAVCLAFIFPGAIALRDVNGISTKKDRLLATIMIILAVVTSIIAISTNLYNLLGNKQ; encoded by the exons ATGTCGCCGGCGAGTAACGTACACGCGCCACTGCTCTCCGCGCATGGGCATCCGGGGGTGAATCCTGCGTCCGTATCTGGGGCCGTGTTCAACATCGCCACTAGTATAATCGGCGCCGGAATAATGTCTATTCCGGCGACCCTTAAAGTACTGGGAATAATACCTGCTTTTGCGCTTATTGTGATTGTTGGTGTTTTAGTTGAAATATCGGTAGAGTTCTTGATGAGGTTTACACATTCCGGTGCGTCCACCACCTATGCCGGAGTTATGAAAGAGTCATTTGGTCGGTTCGGGTCAGTGGCAACCCAAATTTGTGTTATGATTACTAATCTCGGGTGTTTGATCATGTACCTCATTATAATAG CGGACGTTCTTTCCGGAAGTCAACATGGGGAAACTATACACTTTGGTATTTTGCAAGAATGGTTCGGAAGCCATTGGTGGAACTCGCGCGAATTTGCTCTCTTAATCACCGTCGTCGTTGTTCTGTTTCCTTTGGTTTTACTTAAGCGTGTTG aATCATTGAAGTTCAGCTCATTCATATCGGTTCTCCTAGCTGTGATTTTTGTTGGCATATGTTCTGTGATGGCAATAATTGCAATCGTCCAAGGCAAAACCGAGAATCCAAGACTAGTACCTCAATTGGACGAACAAACATCCTTCTTTGACCTTTTCACTGCTGTCCCCGTCATTGTAACAGCATTCACTTTTCATTTCAACG TTCATCCAATTGGTTTCGAGCTTGGTAAGCCATCCGACATGATCTCAGCTGTTCGAGTCTCATTAGTTCTTTGCGCCGTGGTCTATTTCGCCATTGGCCTATTTGGGTACCTTCTGTTTGGAGATTCGATCATGTCAGACATACTTGTGAATTTTGACAAGAGCTCTGATACGGCAACCGGTGCATTGCTAAATGATGTAGTTCGGTTAAGCTATGCACTTCATTTAATGCTGGTTTTCCCTCTTTTGAACTTCTCATTAAGATCAAACATTGATGAATTCCTCTTCCCAAAGAAGCCCCTTTTGGCCTCGGACACCAAAAGATTTGTGGCTCTCACAATTCTACTCTTGATCTTCTCGTACTTAGCAGCCATAGCCTTCCCAAACATTTGGTACCTCTTTCAGTTTGTGGGGTCAACCTCTGCAGTTTGCCTTGCCTTCATTTTTCCTGGTGCTATTGCTTTGAG GGATGTTAATGGTATATCTACTAAGAAGGACAGGCTCTTGGCAACAATCATGATAATCTTGGCTGTAGTTACGAGCATTATTGCTATCTCTACGAATTTATATAATCTGCTTGGAAACAAGCAATAG